A section of the Prochlorococcus marinus XMU1402 genome encodes:
- a CDS encoding DUF3082 domain-containing protein, whose protein sequence is MADNSKENIEKNIPEKGPLNFIVGSLTSFLLFIFFYFLSNKIAIYFSVHKPSNTSEIVQNISSSINTLIIGLSFLLTFSFAFIGIGLFIVFIRSFFLKKN, encoded by the coding sequence GTGGCTGATAATAGTAAGGAGAATATTGAAAAAAACATTCCCGAAAAAGGACCATTAAATTTTATTGTAGGATCATTAACAAGTTTTTTATTATTTATTTTTTTTTATTTTTTAAGTAATAAAATTGCAATTTATTTTTCAGTACATAAACCATCTAATACTTCTGAAATAGTCCAAAATATCTCTTCTAGTATTAATACCTTAATAATTGGATTATCATTTTTGCTAACTTTCTCTTTTGCTTTTATAGGGATAGGACTTTTTATTGTATTTATTCGCAGTTTTTTTCTGAAGAAAAATTGA